Proteins found in one Lepeophtheirus salmonis chromosome 9, UVic_Lsal_1.4, whole genome shotgun sequence genomic segment:
- the LOC121124345 gene encoding uncharacterized protein: MMCVTVIFATLCLVASSQGDHSPVSSYSRSGGAPPLDNYGSGSARSEVLASYGLGRAGGDDNDLTGSGSELNEVGDPIAMLEKAIPGVPGQDYPIYAEAPETGFSCDGQIDGGYYADSGAECQAFHICASNGAGGLDKYSFLCPNGTIFNQQYLICDWWFNFDCSQADSLAVSINADLLAARQEATLAAAESRINEPDFAGSENVGVLAGYGVGDARAAGSESIGVLAGYGVGEARAAGSNYGVSAPRSESVIVEAVAPLSQYGNNGR; encoded by the exons atGATGTGTGTTACAGTTATCTTTG CCACCCTTTGCCTTGTTGCCTCCTCTCAAGGGGATCACTCTCCCGTTTCTTCCTACTCCCGTAGTGGGGGAGCTCCTCCACTTGATAACTACGGGTCTGGTTCAGCCCGCTCTGAAGTTCTCGCCTCCTACGGACTCGGACGTGCTGGTGGAGATGACAATGATCTCACTGGAAGTGGATCCGAATTGAATGAAGTTGGAGACCCCATTGCCATGTTGGAAAAGGCCATTCCCGGTGTTCCCGGACAGGACTACCCCATCTATGCCGAAGCCCCTGAGACTGGATTTTCTTGTGACGGACAAATCGATGGAG gCTACTACGCCGACTCTGGTGCTGAGTGCCAAGCCTTCCACATCTGTGCTTCGAATGGCGCTGGTGGATTGGACAAATACTCTTTCTTGTGTCCCAACGGTACCATTTTCAACCAACAATATTTGATCTGTGATTGGTGGTTCAACTTTGACTGCTCTCAGGCTGACTCTCTTGCTGTGTCCATCAATGCGGATCTTTTGGCTGCACGTCAAGAAGCTACCTTAGCCGCTGCTGAGTCTCGCATCAATGAACCTGATTTTGCTGGATCTGAAAATGTTGGTGTTCTTGCTGGATATGGTGTAGGGGATGCTCGGGCTGCTGGATCTGAAAGTATCGGTGTTCTTGCTGGATACGGTGTAGGTGAGGCTCGTGCTGCTGGATCTAACTATGGAGTGTCTGCTCCAAGGAGTGAGTCCGTCATTGTTGAAGCCGTTGCTCCACTTAGTCAATATGGAAATAATGGCCGATAA